From Betta splendens chromosome 3, fBetSpl5.4, whole genome shotgun sequence, the proteins below share one genomic window:
- the dbx1a gene encoding homeobox protein DBX1-A, whose protein sequence is MAGTMMIPSVLAPPALYPGLYRPAAALPLQQTLPSAFPTHSSFLVEDLLRISRPAAFISRTVPSASASLPNASTTLSFSGAHTERAVPATAVTRESCSPKTSMQNSKDPTFLKFGVNAILAPSPKTASSHPAVHSLHSKTFPVPCFDAAFHPIFRTPYLPASSSVVPIPGTFSWPLAARGKPRRGMLRRAVFSDVQRKALEKMFQKQKYISKPDRKKLASKLGLKDSQVKIWFQNRRMKWRNSKERELLSSGGCREQTLPTKANPHPDLSDVGKKSSAEDEDEEEEEEEFRGERRSAAGSTISSPSLSSKHSDFSESDEEEITVS, encoded by the exons ATGGCCGGGACCATGATGATCCCAAGCGTCCTCGCGCCTCCTGCCCTCTACCCGGGGCTGTACCGACCCGCTGCGGCTCTGCCGCTCCAACAGACGCTCCCGTCGGCTTTCCCGACGCACTCCAGCTTCCTAGTGGAGGACCTGCTGCGGATAAGCCGCCCTGCCGCCTTCATAAGCCGGACTGTCCCATCAGCGAGCGCCTCCCTCCCCAACGCCTCCACGACCCTCTCTTTCAGCGGCGCGCACACGGAGCGCGCAGTGCCCGCGACCGCGGTGACGCGCGAGTCGTGCTCGCCAAAAACCTCGATGCAGAATAGCAAGGACCCGACATTTCTCAAGTTTGGAGTCAACGCCATCCTCGCACCTTCACCAAAGACCG CGTCATCGCACCCCGCAGTCCACAGCCTGCACTCCAAAACCTTCCCCGTCCCCTGCTTTGACGCAGCCTTTCACCCCATATTCAGGACGCCTTATTTACCAG CATCTTCATCTGTCGTTCCGATCCCCGGGACCTTCTCGTGGCCGCTCGCCGCCAGAGGGAAACCCCGCAGAGGCATGTTGCGGAGGGCGGTGTTCTCCGATGTTCAGCGCAAGGCCTTGGAGAAAATGTTCCAGAAGCAGAAATACATCAGCAAACCCGACAGGAAGAAACTGGCCTCCAAACTTGGCCTGAAAGACTCACAG GTGaaaatctggttccagaaccgtcGCATGAAGTGGAGGAACTCCAAGGAGCGGGAGCTGCTGTCTTCCGGCGGCTGCCGCGAGCAGACGCTGCCCACCAAAGCGAACCCGCACCCGGACCTCAGCGACGTGGGCAAGAAGTCCTCAGCGGAGgacgaagatgaggaggaggaggaggaggagttcagAGGGGAGCGAAGGAGCGCGGCGGGCTCCACgatctcctctccctctctctccagtaAGCACTCGGACTTCTCAGAGTCAGACGAAGAAGAAATAACAGTATCTTAA